One window of the Staphylococcus equorum genome contains the following:
- a CDS encoding FAD-dependent monooxygenase → MKIAIVGAGIGGLTTAALLIEQGHDVKVFEKNNEVAEIGAGIGIGGNVIEKLGKHDLAKGIKNVGQIIDTMEVRDDKNNVLSKVKLKKNTVNLTMSRQDLIDVIQSYVPEEAIYTDHFVTHIDNGDLKVTLHFNTQQQEAFDLCIGADGVHSKIRNTVEPNSKPEYQGYTVFRGLVEDVDIKDAQIAKEYWSPKGRVGVVPLLNNQAYWFISINAKEKDSKMKTYGKPHLQARFNRFPNEIRTVLDKQSETDILLNDIYDLKPLKTFVYQRAILLGDAAHATTPNMGQGAGQAMEDAIVLANCLQSYSFDEALQRYDKLRVKHTKKVITRSRKIGKLAQRSNKLIVAVRNGIAKALPNKLVTNQTKFLYKSKSK, encoded by the coding sequence ATGAAAATAGCTATAGTTGGCGCGGGTATTGGTGGATTAACAACTGCAGCATTATTGATTGAACAAGGACATGATGTCAAAGTATTTGAAAAAAACAATGAAGTAGCTGAAATAGGTGCAGGTATCGGCATTGGTGGTAACGTTATTGAAAAATTAGGAAAGCATGATTTAGCAAAAGGGATTAAAAATGTTGGGCAAATCATTGATACAATGGAAGTGCGAGATGATAAAAATAACGTGCTATCCAAAGTGAAGTTAAAAAAGAATACGGTGAACTTAACAATGTCTCGTCAAGATTTAATAGATGTGATTCAATCTTATGTACCAGAAGAAGCAATCTATACAGATCATTTTGTAACTCATATTGATAATGGCGATTTAAAAGTGACTTTACATTTTAATACACAACAGCAAGAAGCATTTGATTTATGTATTGGTGCAGATGGTGTACATTCTAAGATAAGAAATACGGTTGAACCTAATAGTAAGCCTGAATATCAAGGCTATACAGTGTTTAGAGGATTGGTAGAAGATGTGGATATTAAAGATGCTCAAATTGCTAAAGAGTATTGGTCTCCGAAAGGGAGAGTAGGGGTTGTACCTTTATTAAACAATCAAGCCTATTGGTTTATTTCTATTAATGCGAAAGAAAAAGATAGTAAAATGAAAACCTATGGTAAACCTCATTTACAAGCCAGGTTTAATCGTTTTCCAAATGAAATAAGAACCGTATTAGATAAACAAAGCGAAACAGATATTTTATTAAATGATATTTATGATTTAAAACCGCTGAAAACATTTGTTTATCAACGTGCTATTTTACTTGGTGATGCAGCGCATGCAACGACGCCAAACATGGGACAAGGCGCTGGACAAGCAATGGAAGACGCGATTGTCTTAGCAAATTGTCTTCAGTCATATTCGTTTGATGAGGCGTTACAACGCTATGATAAATTACGTGTAAAACACACTAAAAAAGTAATTACACGTTCTAGAAAAATAGGTAAACTCGCACAACGTAGTAATAAACTGATTGTAGCTGTAAGAAATGGCATTGCAAAGGCTTTGCCAAATAAGTTAGTTACGAACCAAACTAAGTTTTTATATAAATCCAAAAGTAAATAA
- the fdhF gene encoding formate dehydrogenase subunit alpha, whose amino-acid sequence MQEHLIVSLDGKDYLVEPGTNLLEFIKSQDTFIPSICYNESLGPIQTCDTCTVEIDGKMARACGTTIDRPMIVNTQNDNVQTSQKEALDRILENHMLYCTVCDYNNGDCEIHNTMDQWGLEHQTYEYKEKPYEKDYGPFYRYDPNQCILCGRCVEVCQDVQVNETLTIDWERQQPRVIWDNDTSINDSSCVGCGQCATVCPCNAMMEVNMEGSAGYMTDLEPGSLAAMIDLTKKAEPGYGPLFAVSDSEAAMREERIEKTKTVCTYCGVGCSFDVWTKDREVVKVQPQQESPANKIATCVKGKFGWDYIDSEERLTKPLVRKDGQFEEVEWDEALKVVSDNFNKVKASHGSDGLAFISSSKATNEESYLMQKLARQVIGTNNVDNCSRYCQAPATKGLFRTVGHGGDSGSIDDLEIADMVVLIGTNTAEAHPVIASRIKRGHKLYNNTLNVFDIRKHEMAERADNFYQPKPGTDLVWLSAVTKYIIDNDLHDKVFIDEWVNSFEAYHKSLAPFTMDFAEETTGISKEALIDFAHQLVDAESVSIAWAMGVTQQDIGSDTSTAISNLLLATGNYRRPGTGAYPLRGHNNVQGCSDMGSMPDKFPGYQSVTDDEIRAKFEREYGQTLPRKVGKDNHQMMEGIHEGEIDALYLYGEDTGIVDSNINYVQAALEKVGFLVVQDEFFTFTASYADVVLPASPSLEKTGTFTNTERRIQRLYQALEPKGDSKPDWEIIQAVAKTLGYDWNYTHPSQIMDEIARLTPSYSGVNYDRLEGYNSLQWPVAEDGTDQPTLFLEGFNFDDGKAKFYPLTFDNFFKVNEEYDLHVNNGRILEHFHEGNMTYKVPGLQYKMPNAFVEVSPELAEDRGIHEGAEIKLISETGELELVAHVTDRVKGKEIYIPLNNNAMENGDHGAINLLTNSDVDKDTDTPSYKRTSCRMEVKTRRGKSPLNPTNFRVNKQRQPQYSVRVEDKWKRKDYTFPGSQVDK is encoded by the coding sequence ATGCAAGAACATTTGATTGTCTCATTAGATGGCAAAGATTATCTTGTAGAACCAGGGACGAATTTACTTGAGTTCATCAAATCTCAAGATACATTTATTCCATCAATATGCTATAACGAATCGTTAGGTCCAATACAAACTTGTGACACGTGTACTGTTGAAATAGACGGTAAAATGGCACGTGCGTGTGGTACCACAATTGATAGACCGATGATTGTTAATACGCAAAATGATAACGTACAAACAAGCCAAAAAGAAGCTTTAGACAGAATCTTAGAAAATCATATGTTGTATTGCACAGTTTGTGATTATAACAATGGCGACTGTGAAATACATAATACAATGGACCAATGGGGTTTAGAGCATCAAACTTATGAATATAAAGAAAAGCCATACGAAAAAGATTACGGTCCTTTCTATCGTTACGATCCAAATCAATGTATTTTATGTGGTCGTTGTGTAGAAGTATGTCAAGACGTTCAAGTAAATGAAACACTTACAATTGATTGGGAACGCCAACAACCACGAGTGATTTGGGATAATGATACTTCAATCAACGATTCATCATGTGTAGGTTGTGGTCAATGTGCAACAGTCTGTCCATGTAATGCAATGATGGAAGTCAATATGGAAGGCAGTGCCGGCTATATGACGGATTTAGAGCCTGGATCATTAGCAGCTATGATTGATTTAACGAAAAAAGCGGAACCAGGTTATGGTCCGTTGTTTGCAGTTTCTGACTCAGAGGCAGCAATGCGTGAAGAGCGTATCGAAAAAACTAAGACAGTATGTACATACTGTGGTGTTGGTTGTTCTTTCGATGTATGGACAAAAGATAGAGAAGTTGTAAAAGTTCAACCTCAACAAGAATCACCAGCTAATAAAATTGCAACGTGTGTTAAAGGTAAATTCGGTTGGGATTATATTGATTCAGAAGAACGTCTCACAAAACCATTAGTACGTAAAGATGGCCAATTTGAAGAAGTTGAATGGGATGAAGCACTAAAAGTTGTGTCTGATAACTTTAATAAAGTTAAAGCCTCTCATGGTTCAGATGGCTTAGCATTTATATCATCTTCAAAAGCAACAAATGAAGAGTCTTATCTTATGCAAAAGCTTGCAAGACAAGTCATTGGCACAAATAATGTAGATAATTGTTCACGTTATTGCCAAGCACCAGCAACAAAAGGGCTATTTAGAACGGTAGGTCATGGTGGTGACTCTGGTTCAATAGATGATCTTGAAATTGCAGATATGGTTGTCTTAATTGGTACAAACACAGCAGAAGCTCATCCAGTTATTGCTTCACGTATTAAACGTGGTCATAAGCTATATAACAATACTTTAAATGTGTTTGATATACGTAAACATGAAATGGCTGAACGCGCAGATAATTTCTATCAGCCTAAACCTGGTACTGATTTAGTTTGGTTGTCAGCAGTGACTAAATACATTATCGATAACGATCTTCATGATAAAGTATTTATCGACGAATGGGTGAACAGCTTTGAAGCGTATCATAAATCATTAGCGCCATTTACAATGGATTTTGCGGAAGAAACAACGGGCATCTCTAAAGAAGCTTTAATAGACTTTGCACATCAACTTGTAGATGCTGAATCAGTATCAATCGCATGGGCAATGGGTGTGACACAACAAGACATTGGTAGTGACACTTCAACAGCGATATCTAATTTATTATTAGCAACAGGTAACTATAGAAGACCAGGCACAGGCGCTTATCCTTTACGTGGTCATAATAACGTACAAGGTTGTAGTGATATGGGGAGTATGCCTGACAAATTCCCAGGATATCAAAGTGTTACTGACGATGAAATAAGAGCAAAATTCGAACGCGAATATGGTCAAACATTACCTAGAAAAGTAGGTAAAGATAACCATCAAATGATGGAAGGCATACATGAGGGAGAAATTGATGCACTTTATTTATATGGTGAAGATACAGGTATCGTTGACTCTAACATCAACTATGTACAAGCTGCATTGGAAAAAGTTGGCTTCTTAGTAGTACAAGATGAGTTCTTTACATTTACTGCTTCATACGCAGATGTAGTGTTACCAGCAAGTCCATCATTAGAAAAAACAGGCACATTTACAAATACTGAGCGTCGTATCCAACGTTTATACCAAGCTTTAGAACCTAAAGGTGACTCTAAACCAGACTGGGAGATTATCCAAGCTGTAGCCAAAACGTTAGGTTATGATTGGAACTATACACATCCAAGTCAAATCATGGATGAAATCGCAAGATTAACGCCATCATATTCAGGTGTGAACTATGATCGTTTAGAAGGATATAACAGTTTACAATGGCCAGTTGCAGAAGATGGTACAGATCAACCGACACTGTTCTTAGAAGGCTTTAATTTTGATGATGGAAAAGCGAAGTTCTATCCATTAACATTTGATAATTTCTTTAAAGTAAATGAAGAATATGATTTACATGTAAATAACGGTCGTATATTAGAGCATTTCCATGAAGGCAATATGACTTATAAAGTACCAGGACTTCAATACAAAATGCCAAATGCATTTGTTGAAGTATCTCCTGAACTAGCTGAGGATAGAGGTATTCATGAGGGGGCAGAAATTAAATTAATTTCTGAAACTGGTGAATTAGAACTTGTGGCACATGTGACGGATAGAGTTAAAGGTAAAGAAATCTATATCCCATTAAATAATAATGCTATGGAAAATGGTGACCATGGAGCGATTAACTTACTAACAAATAGTGATGTAGACAAAGATACAGATACTCCATCTTATAAACGTACAAGCTGTCGCATGGAAGTGAAGACAAGAAGAGGTAAATCACCACTTAATCCTACGAACTTCCGTGTAAATAAACAACGTCAACCACAATACAGCGTTCGAGTTGAAGACAAATGGAAACGTAAAGATTATACTTTCCCAGGAAGTCAGGTGGATAAATAA
- a CDS encoding DUF4870 domain-containing protein: MDEQYNTNQSSTVINQEPSSDDRLMGTLIYVLSFFTSLIAPLIIWLIKREDSPFIDKTGKNYFNFLLSYMIWLIVASIAMFIIIGFILFPIIAILNFIFTIVAAVKAYNGEDYLPPLSIRFFK, from the coding sequence ATGGATGAACAATATAATACAAACCAATCTTCTACAGTTATAAATCAAGAACCAAGTAGCGATGATAGATTAATGGGTACTTTAATCTATGTGTTAAGTTTTTTCACTTCATTAATAGCACCACTAATTATTTGGCTCATTAAACGTGAAGATTCACCATTCATTGACAAGACTGGTAAAAATTATTTCAACTTTTTACTTTCTTATATGATTTGGCTCATCGTTGCTTCAATAGCGATGTTTATCATAATAGGTTTTATCTTATTCCCTATCATAGCTATTTTGAATTTTATATTTACTATCGTAGCTGCTGTAAAAGCATATAATGGAGAAGACTATTTACCACCACTTTCAATTAGATTTTTCAAATAA
- a CDS encoding inositol monophosphatase family protein, whose protein sequence is MEKEQLIYIDDAVRSWLETLDKIIPKLIEDMVTSTKQNRFDLVTNVDKSIQHNFEQFLKQNFPEHQLFAEEKSNEEVHPKEGHVWVMDPIDGTTNLVKQQEDYCIILGYFIDGEPMLSYIYDYPHGQLYKAAKGYGAYVNGKRLEKPESIDLQDAIISFNTLVMNDETIHGLNDASFSHRFIGSCGLDSIRVIKGQFGAHVNTNPKPWDIAAQFLFASELGLKMTTLDNMALDFSKAGPFIISNNACHEEVLDILNSGDGYKIQ, encoded by the coding sequence ATGGAAAAAGAACAATTAATTTATATCGATGATGCCGTGAGGTCTTGGCTTGAAACATTGGATAAAATCATCCCGAAGTTAATCGAGGATATGGTTACAAGTACGAAACAAAATAGGTTTGATTTAGTGACAAATGTTGATAAATCAATACAACATAACTTCGAACAATTTTTAAAGCAAAATTTTCCAGAACATCAGTTGTTCGCTGAAGAAAAGTCGAATGAAGAAGTGCATCCTAAAGAAGGACATGTATGGGTTATGGATCCCATTGATGGAACGACAAATTTAGTTAAACAACAAGAAGATTACTGTATTATTCTAGGCTATTTTATTGATGGTGAACCAATGCTGTCATATATTTATGATTACCCACATGGCCAACTGTACAAAGCAGCTAAAGGGTATGGTGCATATGTGAATGGTAAGCGACTAGAAAAACCCGAAAGTATTGATTTACAAGATGCGATTATTTCATTTAATACATTAGTTATGAATGATGAGACCATTCATGGACTAAATGATGCTTCATTTAGTCATCGTTTTATCGGTTCTTGTGGTTTAGATTCAATCCGTGTAATCAAAGGACAATTTGGAGCGCATGTTAACACAAATCCAAAACCTTGGGATATCGCAGCGCAATTCTTGTTTGCCAGTGAACTTGGACTTAAAATGACGACATTAGATAATATGGCACTAGACTTTTCTAAAGCAGGTCCATTTATTATTAGTAACAATGCTTGTCATGAAGAAGTATTAGATATACTAAATTCTGGAGATGGATACAAAATACAATAA
- a CDS encoding LCP family protein — MNRSKKNKKMGLPTKLILWFFGILVLLALLAVIYLGFKIFSVGGSINNPLDRDKSSLRDKDVNLDDGDPFTVALFGVDSDAKRDAEGGGQRSDTVMVLSINPQKKTTEIVSIPRDTQAEIVGKGTTEKINHAYAYGGPDMAVKSVENLLNVPIDHYATIDMDGMQDMIDTVGGINVTSNASFSYDGYQFSEGVQSHMDGEEAMAFIRSRKEEGAGGDFGRQERQQLVIQGLANKLTSISSVTHFNSLMNHVEDNVKTDLTVGELNKIRSNYNDANEQVNRHQLDGQGGIQDDGLYYFIPSESSLSEIEASIKDNLGM; from the coding sequence GTGAATCGTTCTAAAAAAAATAAAAAAATGGGCTTACCAACAAAATTAATATTGTGGTTCTTTGGTATATTAGTTTTATTAGCGTTACTAGCAGTTATTTATTTAGGGTTTAAAATATTTTCTGTTGGAGGATCAATTAATAATCCTTTAGACAGAGATAAATCTTCATTAAGAGATAAAGACGTCAATTTAGATGATGGTGATCCATTTACGGTTGCTTTGTTTGGTGTGGATTCTGATGCCAAAAGAGATGCTGAAGGTGGTGGTCAACGTAGTGATACAGTAATGGTATTATCGATTAATCCACAGAAAAAAACGACAGAAATTGTCAGCATTCCACGAGATACACAAGCGGAAATCGTAGGTAAAGGTACTACTGAAAAAATCAACCATGCATATGCTTATGGTGGACCTGATATGGCAGTGAAATCAGTAGAGAATTTATTAAATGTACCTATTGATCACTACGCAACAATAGATATGGACGGTATGCAAGATATGATAGATACTGTCGGTGGTATCAATGTAACGAGTAACGCGTCATTCTCATATGATGGTTATCAGTTTAGTGAAGGCGTTCAATCCCATATGGATGGAGAAGAAGCGATGGCATTTATTAGAAGTCGTAAAGAAGAAGGCGCTGGCGGAGACTTTGGTCGTCAAGAACGTCAACAACTTGTTATCCAAGGCTTAGCTAATAAACTTACAAGTATCAGTTCAGTTACACATTTTAATTCATTAATGAATCATGTTGAAGATAATGTGAAAACGGACCTTACAGTTGGAGAATTAAACAAAATAAGAAGTAATTATAATGATGCGAATGAACAGGTCAATAGACACCAGTTAGATGGACAGGGTGGCATACAAGATGATGGCTTGTACTATTTTATACCAAGTGAGAGTTCACTTAGTGAAATTGAAGCAAGCATTAAAGATAATTTAGGAATGTAA
- a CDS encoding helix-turn-helix transcriptional regulator — protein MNKRERQNKLVLAIQENRQITASELAKNLDVSKRTILRDIQDLEDQGVKILAKHGKLGGYQLQETPNSYEIELTENQLSALFLVLNESQSYTTLPYKEEVNAIIKKCLNLPYTKMRRALKKLDRYIKFDHRQHTNLPPIFSEVLIYCTERNVMAMEYNNGTSIGTENVIFIGLLCEKGLWKAVVFEIGLGKTNEIPIIDIHDISYSFEKTIKTQDITINNYQQFLNPTES, from the coding sequence ATGAATAAACGCGAGAGACAAAATAAACTTGTTCTAGCTATTCAAGAGAATAGACAAATTACCGCTTCAGAGTTAGCAAAAAACTTAGACGTGTCAAAACGAACGATTTTAAGAGATATTCAAGATTTAGAAGATCAAGGTGTGAAAATTTTAGCAAAGCACGGTAAACTAGGTGGCTACCAACTTCAAGAAACACCAAATAGTTATGAGATTGAGCTGACTGAGAATCAACTATCCGCTTTGTTCTTAGTGCTTAATGAAAGTCAGTCTTACACTACGTTACCTTATAAAGAAGAAGTTAATGCAATTATTAAAAAATGTTTGAATTTACCTTATACAAAAATGCGACGCGCTTTGAAAAAGCTAGACCGTTATATTAAATTTGATCACCGACAACATACAAATTTACCACCTATATTTTCTGAAGTCCTCATTTATTGTACTGAAAGAAATGTTATGGCAATGGAATACAATAACGGTACAAGTATAGGCACTGAAAATGTTATTTTTATTGGATTATTATGTGAAAAAGGTTTGTGGAAAGCAGTCGTCTTTGAAATTGGTTTGGGTAAAACAAATGAGATTCCTATTATTGATATACACGATATCTCATATTCATTTGAAAAGACAATCAAGACTCAAGACATTACTATAAATAATTATCAACAATTTTTAAATCCAACTGAGTCCTAA
- a CDS encoding DUF1641 domain-containing protein, whose protein sequence is MAERITNIKRMQKTEAEIKEENLAEVTDAIVANKDSILKAINIISTLDDAKLLDAMSGAIKSRGVIANKFSVELNKEQYSGLISNMASLVFLLGDLDVNDLSEMLNKVNKGLRVANQANPNQKTSITGLMGMLKDDEMNRSLTYMMNMLRGMSR, encoded by the coding sequence ATGGCTGAAAGAATAACGAATATTAAACGCATGCAAAAAACTGAAGCAGAGATTAAAGAGGAAAATTTAGCTGAAGTGACAGATGCAATTGTTGCAAATAAAGATAGCATTTTAAAAGCAATCAACATCATTAGCACTTTAGATGATGCAAAATTGCTAGATGCTATGTCTGGTGCAATTAAAAGTAGAGGCGTTATAGCCAATAAGTTCTCTGTTGAATTAAATAAAGAACAATATTCAGGTTTGATTTCAAATATGGCTTCACTTGTATTTTTATTAGGTGACTTAGATGTAAATGACTTATCTGAGATGTTAAATAAAGTAAACAAAGGCTTACGTGTTGCAAATCAGGCCAATCCGAATCAAAAAACATCGATTACTGGCTTGATGGGTATGTTGAAAGATGATGAAATGAATCGTAGTCTGACATATATGATGAATATGCTTAGAGGTATGTCAAGATAA
- a CDS encoding DMT family transporter, translated as MQWFKVILAGLIEILWVTGLNTADSLLSWIGTIIIIIISFFLVIAACKSLPVGTVYAVFVGIGAVGTVLVDMLFFGDPFNSMKIILITLLVVGIIGLKLTTEEAEN; from the coding sequence ATGCAATGGTTCAAAGTTATACTTGCTGGACTTATAGAAATATTATGGGTCACTGGCTTAAACACTGCTGATTCGTTACTTAGTTGGATTGGTACGATCATCATTATTATTATAAGCTTCTTTCTTGTTATTGCTGCGTGTAAATCATTACCCGTCGGCACTGTTTACGCCGTATTCGTAGGTATTGGCGCAGTCGGTACTGTTTTAGTGGATATGTTATTTTTCGGTGATCCTTTTAACTCTATGAAAATTATCTTAATTACACTATTGGTAGTAGGTATTATCGGTCTAAAATTAACTACAGAGGAGGCTGAAAACTAA
- a CDS encoding N-acetylglucosaminidase, translated as MNEIIKKRLTLFIMLIIIIVFTILLIINETHLFDDKKTHSFDEAVDKQLGEGTLNMTEKNGRFVEASKADVKKAMDVNDDKDNLNHMDISEKVSMSEKEVNDILKDKGILKNKGDAFLKAQDKYEVNVLYLVSHALVETGNGKSELAKGIEDDGKHYYNFYGIGAFDENAVHTGSSFAKKQSWTSPERAIMGGAKFIRGNYFENEQLSLYQMRWNPKSPGEHQYASDVEWDENIATFMKVYYDKLGIKKDHINKDYYL; from the coding sequence ATGAATGAAATTATAAAGAAAAGATTAACATTATTTATTATGCTCATTATCATCATTGTATTTACGATTTTATTAATTATAAATGAAACACACCTATTTGATGATAAAAAGACACATTCTTTTGATGAGGCAGTAGATAAGCAACTTGGTGAAGGCACTTTAAATATGACAGAAAAAAATGGTCGATTTGTTGAGGCTTCAAAAGCTGATGTTAAAAAAGCTATGGATGTAAATGATGACAAAGATAACTTGAATCATATGGATATTTCTGAAAAAGTGTCAATGTCAGAAAAAGAAGTAAATGATATTTTAAAAGATAAAGGGATATTGAAAAATAAAGGTGATGCATTTTTAAAAGCACAAGACAAATATGAAGTTAATGTGTTATACCTTGTGAGCCATGCGCTTGTTGAAACAGGTAATGGTAAATCTGAATTGGCTAAAGGTATAGAAGATGATGGTAAGCATTACTATAATTTTTACGGTATAGGTGCATTTGATGAAAATGCAGTACACACAGGTAGCAGTTTTGCTAAAAAGCAATCTTGGACTTCACCAGAACGCGCAATTATGGGTGGAGCTAAATTTATAAGAGGTAATTACTTTGAAAATGAACAATTATCATTGTATCAAATGCGTTGGAATCCTAAATCACCTGGAGAACACCAATATGCAAGTGATGTAGAATGGGACGAAAACATCGCCACATTTATGAAGGTTTATTATGATAAACTGGGTATAAAGAAAGATCATATTAATAAGGATTATTATTTGTAA
- a CDS encoding DMT family transporter — protein sequence MAWFILLIAGLLEVIGVVILNEITRTKRKSLVVLLAIAFICSFSTLKVAMNDIPMGTAYAIWSGIGTGGGTLVGMLIYNESKNAKRIFFIGLIIFSIVGLKLIS from the coding sequence ATGGCTTGGTTTATTTTACTCATTGCAGGTCTATTAGAAGTAATCGGTGTAGTCATATTAAATGAAATTACACGCACTAAAAGGAAATCATTAGTCGTCTTATTAGCAATTGCTTTTATCTGTAGTTTTAGCACGCTCAAAGTAGCAATGAATGACATTCCTATGGGAACTGCTTATGCAATTTGGAGTGGCATCGGTACTGGCGGTGGCACACTTGTAGGTATGTTGATATACAATGAATCTAAAAATGCAAAACGTATATTCTTTATTGGTTTGATTATTTTTTCCATAGTGGGCTTAAAGCTCATAAGTTAG
- a CDS encoding 2-hydroxyacid dehydrogenase family protein has translation MVKVYIAGPVPEVGFDLLKDQGYEVEMYEGEGIIDKDTLKQGVKDADALISLLSTNVDKEVIDAGSNLKIVANYGAGFNNVDVAYARQKDIDVTNTPKASTNSTAELTFALVLAVARRIAEGDKLCRTTGFDGWAPLFFRGREVSGKTIGIIGLGEIGAAVARRAKAFDMNVLYTGPNQKVDKEREIGAKYVDLETLLKNADFVTINAAYNPDLHHQIDTEQFKMMKSTSYLINASRGPIVHEQALVQALKDKEIEGAALDVFEFEPEINDELKSLDNVVLTPHIGNATYESRDMMSKIVANDTISKLNDKKPKFLVN, from the coding sequence ATGGTAAAAGTTTATATCGCAGGTCCAGTACCTGAAGTAGGTTTTGACTTGTTAAAAGATCAAGGTTATGAGGTTGAAATGTATGAAGGCGAAGGTATCATTGATAAAGATACTTTAAAGCAAGGGGTTAAAGATGCTGACGCTTTAATTAGTCTGTTGTCTACCAACGTAGATAAAGAAGTAATTGATGCAGGTAGCAATTTAAAAATCGTCGCAAACTATGGTGCAGGTTTTAATAACGTAGATGTAGCCTATGCTCGTCAAAAAGACATTGACGTTACAAACACACCAAAGGCTTCAACAAATTCTACAGCTGAATTAACTTTTGCACTCGTACTTGCAGTTGCAAGACGTATCGCTGAAGGTGATAAATTATGCCGTACAACTGGCTTTGACGGATGGGCACCATTGTTCTTCCGTGGCAGAGAAGTTTCTGGTAAAACGATTGGTATTATTGGCTTAGGTGAAATTGGTGCTGCTGTAGCAAGACGTGCCAAAGCGTTTGATATGAATGTGCTTTATACTGGCCCTAACCAAAAAGTCGATAAAGAACGTGAAATCGGCGCCAAGTATGTAGACTTAGAAACTTTATTAAAAAATGCAGATTTTGTAACAATTAACGCTGCATATAATCCAGATTTACATCATCAAATTGACACTGAACAATTTAAAATGATGAAGTCAACGAGTTATTTAATTAATGCTTCGAGAGGCCCTATCGTTCATGAACAAGCTTTAGTACAAGCATTAAAAGATAAAGAAATTGAAGGCGCTGCTTTAGATGTTTTCGAATTTGAACCAGAAATAAACGACGAATTAAAATCACTAGACAATGTAGTACTCACACCACATATTGGTAATGCGACATATGAATCTCGTGATATGATGTCTAAAATTGTTGCGAATGACACAATTAGTAAGCTAAATGATAAAAAACCTAAGTTTTTAGTAAATTAA
- a CDS encoding CHAP domain-containing protein, translated as MNKLVTATTITAGIGAAIVGLDQGNEASAAEQTQQTQTTTQETSSSSANLYTSGQCTWYVFDKVGGGIGSTWGNANNWASAASSAGYTVNNSPEAGSILQSSEGPMGHVAYVENVNNDGSVTVSEMNYSGGPYSVSERTISAGEAGSYNYIHVN; from the coding sequence ATGAATAAATTAGTAACAGCAACAACTATCACAGCAGGTATCGGCGCAGCAATCGTAGGATTAGACCAAGGAAATGAAGCAAGTGCAGCAGAGCAAACTCAACAAACACAAACTACTACACAAGAAACTTCAAGCTCAAGTGCTAACTTATACACTTCAGGTCAATGTACTTGGTACGTATTTGATAAAGTAGGCGGAGGTATCGGTTCTACATGGGGTAATGCAAATAACTGGGCTTCAGCAGCTTCATCTGCAGGCTACACAGTTAACAACTCTCCAGAAGCTGGATCAATCTTACAATCATCTGAAGGACCAATGGGCCACGTTGCATATGTTGAAAATGTAAACAATGACGGTTCAGTAACGGTTTCAGAAATGAATTATAGCGGCGGACCTTACTCTGTAAGTGAACGTACTATCTCTGCTGGTGAAGCAGGTTCATATAACTATATCCACGTTAACTAA